TGACCATGCTGGTGCTGGGCAACGGCATGGTGGTGCTGGCCGAGCGCGAGGTGTCTTCGGGCCTGGCCGCTACGGCGGTGGCCTCGGTGCCGCTGTGGATGGCGCTGTTCTCGGCACTGCGCGGGCAGCATGCCAGCCGCGGTGAGTGGCTGGGCATCGCCATCGGCTTCCTGGGCGTGGTCTGGCTCAACGCCGGCAGCAGCCTGACCGCCTCGCCGACAGGGCTGGTGCTGCTGCTGATCGCGCCGATCGGCTGGGCGTTCGGTTCGGTGTGGGCACGCGGGCTGGACCTGCCGGGCCCGTTCATGACCGCGGCCGGGCAGATGATCTGCGGCGGCGTGCTGCTGGTGCTGATCGGCCTGGCGGTCGGCGAGCGCCCGACCACGCTGCCGGACACCGGCGGCCTGTTGGCGATGGCCTACCTGTGCGTGTTCGGCTCCATCGTCGCGTTTACCGCCTACGTGTGGCTGCTGCAGAACGTGCGCCCGGCGCTGGCCGGCAGCTATGCGTACGTCAATCCGGTGATCGCGGTGCTGCTCGGCGCGCTGCTCAACGGTGAACGATTCGGCTGGCGCGACCTGCTGGCGATGGCGGTGATTCTTCTGGGTGTGGTGGTACTGACAATGGCAAGGACGAGAAAGAAGTGAGCATGGACGAGAAAGAACAACGCCGGGGCCTGCTGGTCACCGCTTCGACCTTCGTGATCTGGGGCCTGGTGCCGGTGTACTGGCACCTGCTCAACGAGGTGCCCTCGTTCCAGATCATCGCCCACCGCATCATCTGGAGCACCGTGATGGTGCTGGGCTGGCTGCTGATCAGCTCGCGCCTGGGCTGGTGGCAGAAGATCGCCGCACAGCCGCGCGCGCTGCCGATCCTGCTGGTGTCGAGCCTGACCATCGCCTTCAACTGGGGCCTGTATATCTGGGCGATCAATGCCGGCCACGTCATCGAGACCAGCCTGGGCTACTTCATCAACCCGCTGGTGAACGTGCTGCTGGGCGTGCTGGTGCTGAAGGAGCGACTGCGCCGCCTGCAGTGGGTAGCGGTGGCGATGGCGGCGGTGGGCGTGGCCTGGCTGACCATCGACGCCGGCACGCCGCCGTGGATCGCGCTGGGCCTGGCCTGTTCGTTCGGCCTGTATGGCCTGCTGCGCAAGCTGGTCTCGGTCGACCCGGTGGCCGGCCTGGGCGTGGAAAGCATGTACCTGTTCCTGCCGGCGCTGGCCTTCGCGATCTGGGCGGAAAACGGCCATGGCGGTGCGTTCTTCCATGGCTGGGGCTGGCGCAACGACCTGCTGCTGATCTTCGGTGGCGCGATCACTGCGGTGCCGCTGATCGGTTTCGCCTACGGCGTGAAGCGCATTCCGCTGTCGCTGGTCGGCATCCTGCAGTACATCGCGCCGAGCCTGCAGCTGCTGCTGGGCGTGTTCTTCTTCCACGAAGCGTTCGACACCGCCAAGGCGATCGGCTTCGCCGCGATCTGGGCCGGCCTGGTCCTGTTCGTCGGCGACAACATCCGCACGATGCGGGCCAAGCAGTAGCGCCGGCGGGGCTGCGGGGTCAGAGTCCTTCGCAGGGCGAAGGGATCCGACCTCGCTTCCACCCAAAAAAGAACGGCGCCCCGAGGGGCGCCGTTCTGCTTCCATCCACGGCCAGGAGAGAGGGATGGCCGTGGCGGGAACGCGGTTGCAGGCTTAGAAGCGCTGCTGGTACTTCATGTACATGAAGCGGCCGATGTCGAAGCCACCGTAGTAGGTGAAGCTGCTGTTCGGCTGGCTGTACATGATCGGACCCTGGTGGTTGAACACGTTGTTCACGCCCAGCGACACGGTGCCATCCCACGGCAGGTTGTAACGCACCTGCAGGTCGTGGAAGGTGTTGGAGCCCACCTTGTTGGTCGGCGATGCGCTGGTGTACGACGAGTTGAAGCCCGGCATGTTGCACTCGTCCATGTACGAGCACTTCTCCTTCATGCTGGAGTAGTAGCGCGCGGTCCAGCCGATGCCGAGGTCGCCGTACTGCCAATCCAGATTGAAGGTGGAGCGCACGCGGAAGTCACCCGCCCAACCGGTACGCTGTTCCACCGGAGTGGTGGCGGCGCTGTCGTTGCGCTGCTCCAGGTAGTCGGTGTAGGTGGTGTTCCAGTTGACGGCGAACTTGCCGAACGCGGTTTCCGGCAGGCGGTAACGCACGTTGATGTCATAGCCGGCGGTTTCGCGGTAGCCCGCGTTGACCAGCGAGCGGTCCAGCGACGAGACCTGGCCGTTGCTGCCACGGGTGAAGCGGCCGCAGGCGGCATCCGAACCCTGCACGTAGCACTGTTCCAGGATGTTGGTGGCCGACTCACCGACGATGGCGTTGTCGATGCGGATCTTCCACCAGTCCAGGCTGACGTCCAGGCCCTGCACGAAGTCCGGGCTGTAGACCAGGCCCACGGTCCAGGTCTTGGCGGTTTCCGGTTTCAGGTCCGGGTTGGAGCCCGAGCTGAAATCGGTGGTGGCCTGCTGGCCGGGCTTGGTGGCCACGCTGCCATCGCTGTTGAGCTGGCGGAAGTTGGCCGGCACCTTCAGCGCCTGGCAACGGGCAGCAACGGTCGGGCTGGTGGCGGCGGTACCGAAGGAGGTATCGCACGGGTCGGTGAACGAGTCGCGGCTGCTGACGGTGCCGCCGTACAGGTCATCCACGGTCGGCGCACGGAAGCCGGTGCCGTAGGTGGCGCGCACCAGCAGGCTGTCGATCGGCTTCCACTTCAGGCCGAACTTGCTGTTGGTGGTGGAACCGAAGTTGTTGTAGTCCGAGTAGCGACCGGCCACGTCCAGCGATAGTTCGCGGGCGAACGGCAGGTCGGCCAGCAGCGGCACCTGCAGTTCCAGGTAGACCTCGTTGAGCGAGTAGTTGCCGCGGGTCGGCTGGCCGCCGGTGCCGGCGATCTCGCCCTTCTGCACCATCATGTCCGGCGTGTAGCTGGCTTCCTCGCTGCGGTGCTCGAAGCCCATCGCGGCCAGGATGTCGCCGGCCGGCAGGGTGAACAGCGAGCCGGAGATGTTGCCGCTGGCGACCTTGGTGGTGCTCTGCATCTTGTCGACGAAGCGGGTGAACAGGTAGTCCTGCACATCCTGGTTGCTCAGCGAGCCCGGGCCGGTGTAACCCATCGGGGCGGACGGGTTCCACGGCACGCAGCCGGCGATCACCGCGCCCGGCGCACCGCAGCGGGCCACGTTGCCGTCCATGAAGGACGGGCCGACGGCCAGGTTGACGTGCGGCTGGTACATGCTGCCGGTACCGATGCGCTCGCCTTCGTTGCGGTTGTACATGTAGTTGACGTTCCAGTCCCAGTACCGCGAACCGGTTTCGAAGCTGCCTTCCAGGCCGATGCTGGCGCGCTTGGTTTCCAGGTTGTTCTCGGTACCGCGCGGCAGTTCCTCGGTGCGGTGCGCGAACAGCGCGTCCTGGCCCCACAGGTTGAACGCGCTGTCCTTGGACAGGGCGGCACGGCTGCCATTGCGGGCCTGTGCGGCGCTGACCGAGTACGGGTAGCCGGCCAGGTGCTTGGTCGACTCGCGCTTGCTGTACAGCGCGTCGGCGACGATGCGCAGGTTGTCGGTGATCGAGAAGCCACCGTTGGCGAACACCGAGGTGCGCTCCAGGCCGGTCAGCAGGCTCATGTTCGACTTGGTGTTGGCACCATCGGCCGGATCCGGCGCATGGAAGTTGCCGGCCTTGCTCGGGTCGCCGCCCGGGCCCACGGTCAGGTTCTTGCCACCGACGGTGACGTAGCCCCACGGGGTGTTGCCATTGAGGCCATCGTTCGGGTGGCGCGGGCCGTTGGTGTAACGGCTGAACTCGCGGTCCTTGCCCAGCACCTCGTCTTCCTTGGTGCGCTCGGCGCCCACGCTGAACCAGCCGCGCTCGAAGGTCTTGCCGAAGGTCGCGCTGTAGGCGCGCTTCTGGCCGTCACCCTGACCGTACTGGCCGACATAGACACTGGCTTCGCCACCATCGAAATTCTTGCGGGTGATGATGTTGACCACGCCGGCGATGGCATCGGAGCCGTACAGCGCGGACGCGCCGTCGGTCAGCACTTCTACGCGCTCGACGATGGACGACGGGATCGAGGCCAGGTCGGAGTAACCGCCGGCGCTGACACCCATGCGGCGGCCGTCGATCAGCACCAGGCTGCGTTCCGGGCCCAGGTTGCGCAGGCTGACGTACATGCCGCCGAAGTCGCGCGAAGAGGTCAGCGACGAGGCGCGGCTCATGCTCGGCGCACCGGCGGCAGGAATGTCCTGCAGGATGTCGGCGACGTTGACGTAGCCCTTCTTCTCGATCTCGGCGCGGTTGAGCGCGACCACCGGCTGTGCGGTTTCGACACTGGCCTGGCGGATGCGCGAGCCGGTGATTTCGATGCGGTCGAGGTTGGTCGGGGTATCGCCGGCGCTCTGTGCGAAGGCGGGGGTGGTGCAGCTGGCGGCCAGCGCGATGACGATCGCGTTGCGCAGCGGATTGGTTTTCAGGGACATCCGTGAAATCTCGTGTTTCAGTAAAAACAAGCGCCCGTTCTATGGGCGCGTGGGGTGCTGCAAACCAACGTGGGGGGCGCGATTCTAGAATGTTTCCATTCGTAACTGTTTGTCTCCGCGCTGTGCGATGTGCGCGAAAATGAATCGCAACCAACAATCCACAGATGCGCTGTGCGCAGCGTCACGCGCGCTGCGTTTGCGATGGGCAGAGGCATCGATAGCGGCGGATTTCCTGCAATCTGTAGCAGCGCATGTGCGCAGGCATCCATCCACGCATGGCGTGGATCTACTGCACCGGGATCTGACCCCGCCAACGAAAAAGGGACGGAGCCTTCGCTCCGTCCCCCTGCGTGATGCGCAGTCCACCGCTGCGTGATGCTCAGGTTTCGCGCAGCGCCGTGGTGATCGGCAAACGTGCCGCACGCAGTGCCGGGAACAGGCCGCCGACCAGGCCGATGCCCAGTGCCCATTTCAGGCCGGTCCACAGCAGTTCCGGCGACACATGGAACTTGAACACCACCGCGCTGAAGTTGCTGCCGATGGTGGACACGCTGTAGCCATTGAACAGCAGCCACGCGACCGCACAGCCGAGCAGGCCACCGAGCAGCGCCAGCAGCATCGTCTCCAGCATCACCGCCGTCACCACCGGCAGGCCGCGGAAGCCGATCGCACGCATGGTGGCGATTTCGCGGGCGCGCGTGGCCACTGCCGCATACATGGTGTTGAGCGCGCCGAACACCGCACCCACCGCCATGATCGTGCCGATCACCTTGCCGAGGATGTCGATCAGCTTGGTCAGCCCGCCGCCCTGCTTGCTGTAGTAGACGCGGGTGGTTTCCACGTCCAGTTTCAGGCGCGGGTCGGCGGCGACGGCGGCCTTGAACTGCTCGAAGCCGGGCTTGCCATCGGTGCGCACGCTGATCGACTGCCAGGCACTGCGCTGGTAGGTGGTGGCCAGCGTATCGGCGTCGGTCCACAGCTCCGAATCATGCGCGTCGCCGGTGGCGAACACACCCACCACGGTCCAGGCCTGGTTGCCCAGGGTCAGCGTCTTGCCGACGTCCATATCGCGGAACTGGCCCTTGGCGCCCTGGCCGACCACGATCTCGCGCAGGCCGGTGGCGAACTTGCGGCCCTCAACGATCTTGACCTTTTCATGCACCGCCCACGCCTGCGGGCCCACGCCGCGGAACTGCGCGTTGACGTCGGTGCCATCGGACTTCGACACCAGGTTGACTACCTGCGATAGCTCCGGCGAGAGCAGCGGCCGGCCTTGCGCATCGCGGCTGATGCCGGGCAGGGTGGACAGCATCGGTACCTGCTCGCGGGTGATCACCGAGTTGGTCTCGGCCTGCGAGCCACCGCGCAGCACGATGGCAGTGGTGTCATCGCCGGTGTTGTTGAGCGTGGCCTGGAAGCCTTCGCCCATCGCCAGCATCGCCACCAGCACGCCGACCACGCCGGCGATGCCGACCACGATCACCGAGGAGGCGCCCCAGCGCTGTGGCAGGCTGGCCACGCCGATGCGGGTGGCGGCCAGCGCCAGTCGCCCACCGCGGGTCAGCAGCAGCCACAGTGCGACCAGCACGGCCACGGCCAGCACGCCGATCCACGGCAGGCTGATCCACAGCACCAGGCCGATCACCAGCAGCAGCACCGTCACGCCGTTGCCCAGCCACTTCTTGAGTTTGCTCTTGAACATGTCTGTGTTCTCCTCAGCGGCCGGCCAGTGCGTCGACGATCTTCAGGCGCTTGGCACGCAGCGCCGGCAACAGGCCGACGATGATGCCGATCACCACGATCAGGCCCAGCCCCATCAGCCAGGTCGGCGTCGGCACGTGCGGCGGCAGCATGCCGATGCTCTTCGGGCTGATGACCGGCAGGATCAGCGCGGCCAGGCCCATGCCGATCAGGCCGCCCAGGCCGATCAGCAGCACCGACTCCACCATCACCAGGGTCAGCACAGTGCTGTCCTTGAAGCCCAGCGTCTTCAGCGTGGCCAGTTCGGGCACGCGCTCGCGCACCGCCTGCGCCATGGTGTTGCCGGTCAACAGCAGCAGGGTGAAGAACACCGCGCCCATGATCGACGTGACGATCATGCCGATGTCCGCGAACTGCTTGACGAAGGCCTGCTGGAACGCCGATTCGGTCTGGGTCTTGGTTTCGTGGTCGGAGTTGGCCGAGATCGCATCGATGGCCTGTGCCACCCGCGAGGAGTGGTCCGGGTTGTCCAGCGTCACCGTGTACCAGCTCACCTGGTTCTTGATGTAGTCGTTGGACTCATCGAAGTACTTCCAGTTCATCATCAGCTGGCGTTCTTCATTGGCGGCCAGCGCACGGTCCTTGGAGCGGTAGATGCCCTTGAGCACCAGTGGCCAGTCGTTGCTGCCGCCGCGCGGGAAGATCGTTGCCTGCAGCGGGATGGTGTCGCCGATCTTCCAGCCGAACTGCTTGGCCAGGGTCTCGCCGACGATGGCGCCGGTGCGGGTCTGCTTCCAGTCCTCCAGCTGCGCTGGATCAATCTGCAGCTCGCGGTAGACATCGAAGTAGTTGGGTGACACCGAGAAGTTCGGGAAGAAGTTCTTCGGGTCCTGGTAGATGCCGCCGAACCACATGCCATAGGCCACGTCGCGCACGCCGGCCACCTGGCGCACCTGGGCTTCCAGGCGGATCGGCAGCGACTGGGTGATCGACAGGCGCGAAGCGACCACCAGGCGGTTGGCCCCTTCCACGCTGCCACCAGAAGTGAACGCCACGCGCACCGAGTCGAGCATGCCGAACAGCAGGAACGCGGCGACCACCGAGAGCAGGGTCAGCAGGGTACGGGTGCGGCTGCGGAACAGCTGTGCCCACACCAACGAGAAGTATTTCATCGCCGTGGCCTCCGTCAGTGGGCCAGCGGCGCGTCGGCCAGCTCGCCCTTGTCCAGGTGCACCGTGTGCGTGGCGTACTCGGCGGCCTTCGGGTCATGGGTGACCATGATGATGGTCTTGCCGTGCTCGCGGTTGAGCTGCTGCAGCAGGCCGAGGATCTCCTCGGCCGATTGGCGGTCGAGGTCGCCGGTCGGTTCGTCGCAGATCAGGAAGGTCGGGTCGGAGACGATCGCCCGGGCGATCGCCACGCGCTGCTGCTGGCCGCCGGACAGTTCATTGGGACGGTGGCTGCGGCGGTCGGCCAGGCCGACCAGGGTCAGCGCGATCTCGGCGTTGCGCTTGCGCTGCGCCGCGCTGAGGTGGGTCAGCAGCAGCGGCAGTTCCACGTTCTTCTGCGCGGTCAGCATCGGCATCAGGTTGTAGAACTGGAACACGAAGCCGACGTGGTGGCTGCGCCAGGTCGACAGCTGGCCACCGCTCATCTGGTCGATGCGCTCGCCTTCGATGCTGATTTCGCCGCCACTGGGATTGTCCAGGCCGCCGATCAGGTTGAGCAGGGTGGTCTTGCCCGAACCGGACGGGCCCATCAGCGCGACGAAGTCGCCGCTGGCGATGTCCAGGTCGATGCCGTGCAGCACCTGCACTTTCTCGGGGCCACGCTGGTAGGTCTTGGTGATGTTGCGCAGTGAAACCAGGGTCGACATGGGTGGTTCTCCACGGAAGGCGGGAAACGGGGAAGCGCACCCGCGATGGCCGCGGGCGAGCGTCGAGCGGTGCTGCCGGCGGCGCCTACGGGCGCCAGGCCGTTACTGCGCTTGTTTCTGTTGCACCTTGGCGCCATCGCGCAGGGTGTCCGGCGGGTTCACCACCACCGATTCACCTGCGCTCACGCCCTTGAGGATCTGGCGGTCCTTGCCCATCGCCTGGCCGGCCTCGACCGTGCGCTGCTGCACGCGGCTCTCGTCACCCAGCACGAAGGCCACCGAGGCGCCCTCGCGCTGCACCACGGCGCCGCCCGGCACGCGCACACCCTGCGGCTTGGCGGCCGCCTGCGGCTGCGCCTGTTCCAGGAAGCTGACGCGCACGCCCATCTCCGGCACGATGCGCGGGTCCTTCACCTTCAGCGCCACGCGCACCTTCACCGTGGCCTTGCCGCGGTCGGCGGTGGGGATGATGGCGATCACCTCGCCGGGAATCTTCCATTCCGGGTAGGCGTTGAGCGTGGCCTCCACCGGCATCTTCGGCTGAACGCGGCCGATGAAGGCCTCGCCGACCTCGACTTCGATCTCCAGCGAGTCCATGTCGACGATGGTGCCGATGCCGGTACGGGTGAAGCCGCCACCGGCCGACAGCGGCGAAACGATTTCGCCCGGTTGCGCCGCCTTGGCGGTGACCACGCCGGAGAACGGTGCGCGCACGATGTTGTTGTCCACGCCGAGGTCGGCGATGGACAGCTGGTCGTGTGCCACCTTGACGTTGCGCTGCGCGGTATCCAGCTGCGCGCGCAGGCTGTCACGCTGGGCCACGGCCTGGTCGTACTGCGAGCGCGACACCAGCTGCTGGCCGACCAGCGCCTGCAGGCGGCTGGCTTCGGCGGCGGCCTGCTTCTGCTGTGCCTCCAGCCCGGCGACCTGGCTGCGTGCAGCCTGCAGCTGCGAGGCGTACAGGCTGCGCTGCGCGTCCGCATCGATCGGGTCCAGCGTGG
The sequence above is a segment of the Stenotrophomonas maltophilia genome. Coding sequences within it:
- the yedA gene encoding drug/metabolite exporter YedA, yielding MSVPPSSSAAAPRGGLVALALLLVYVVWGSTYLGIAKALHGGALPLTMVSGSRFIIAGGVMFAALRLFWKMPNPTLRQWRNLVVMGVTMLVLGNGMVVLAEREVSSGLAATAVASVPLWMALFSALRGQHASRGEWLGIAIGFLGVVWLNAGSSLTASPTGLVLLLIAPIGWAFGSVWARGLDLPGPFMTAAGQMICGGVLLVLIGLAVGERPTTLPDTGGLLAMAYLCVFGSIVAFTAYVWLLQNVRPALAGSYAYVNPVIAVLLGALLNGERFGWRDLLAMAVILLGVVVLTMARTRKK
- the rarD gene encoding EamA family transporter RarD, translated to MSMDEKEQRRGLLVTASTFVIWGLVPVYWHLLNEVPSFQIIAHRIIWSTVMVLGWLLISSRLGWWQKIAAQPRALPILLVSSLTIAFNWGLYIWAINAGHVIETSLGYFINPLVNVLLGVLVLKERLRRLQWVAVAMAAVGVAWLTIDAGTPPWIALGLACSFGLYGLLRKLVSVDPVAGLGVESMYLFLPALAFAIWAENGHGGAFFHGWGWRNDLLLIFGGAITAVPLIGFAYGVKRIPLSLVGILQYIAPSLQLLLGVFFFHEAFDTAKAIGFAAIWAGLVLFVGDNIRTMRAKQ
- a CDS encoding TonB-dependent receptor; the protein is MSLKTNPLRNAIVIALAASCTTPAFAQSAGDTPTNLDRIEITGSRIRQASVETAQPVVALNRAEIEKKGYVNVADILQDIPAAGAPSMSRASSLTSSRDFGGMYVSLRNLGPERSLVLIDGRRMGVSAGGYSDLASIPSSIVERVEVLTDGASALYGSDAIAGVVNIITRKNFDGGEASVYVGQYGQGDGQKRAYSATFGKTFERGWFSVGAERTKEDEVLGKDREFSRYTNGPRHPNDGLNGNTPWGYVTVGGKNLTVGPGGDPSKAGNFHAPDPADGANTKSNMSLLTGLERTSVFANGGFSITDNLRIVADALYSKRESTKHLAGYPYSVSAAQARNGSRAALSKDSAFNLWGQDALFAHRTEELPRGTENNLETKRASIGLEGSFETGSRYWDWNVNYMYNRNEGERIGTGSMYQPHVNLAVGPSFMDGNVARCGAPGAVIAGCVPWNPSAPMGYTGPGSLSNQDVQDYLFTRFVDKMQSTTKVASGNISGSLFTLPAGDILAAMGFEHRSEEASYTPDMMVQKGEIAGTGGQPTRGNYSLNEVYLELQVPLLADLPFARELSLDVAGRYSDYNNFGSTTNSKFGLKWKPIDSLLVRATYGTGFRAPTVDDLYGGTVSSRDSFTDPCDTSFGTAATSPTVAARCQALKVPANFRQLNSDGSVATKPGQQATTDFSSGSNPDLKPETAKTWTVGLVYSPDFVQGLDVSLDWWKIRIDNAIVGESATNILEQCYVQGSDAACGRFTRGSNGQVSSLDRSLVNAGYRETAGYDINVRYRLPETAFGKFAVNWNTTYTDYLEQRNDSAATTPVEQRTGWAGDFRVRSTFNLDWQYGDLGIGWTARYYSSMKEKCSYMDECNMPGFNSSYTSASPTNKVGSNTFHDLQVRYNLPWDGTVSLGVNNVFNHQGPIMYSQPNSSFTYYGGFDIGRFMYMKYQQRF
- a CDS encoding ABC transporter permease, with the translated sequence MFKSKLKKWLGNGVTVLLLVIGLVLWISLPWIGVLAVAVLVALWLLLTRGGRLALAATRIGVASLPQRWGASSVIVVGIAGVVGVLVAMLAMGEGFQATLNNTGDDTTAIVLRGGSQAETNSVITREQVPMLSTLPGISRDAQGRPLLSPELSQVVNLVSKSDGTDVNAQFRGVGPQAWAVHEKVKIVEGRKFATGLREIVVGQGAKGQFRDMDVGKTLTLGNQAWTVVGVFATGDAHDSELWTDADTLATTYQRSAWQSISVRTDGKPGFEQFKAAVAADPRLKLDVETTRVYYSKQGGGLTKLIDILGKVIGTIMAVGAVFGALNTMYAAVATRAREIATMRAIGFRGLPVVTAVMLETMLLALLGGLLGCAVAWLLFNGYSVSTIGSNFSAVVFKFHVSPELLWTGLKWALGIGLVGGLFPALRAARLPITTALRET
- a CDS encoding ABC transporter permease; this translates as MKYFSLVWAQLFRSRTRTLLTLLSVVAAFLLFGMLDSVRVAFTSGGSVEGANRLVVASRLSITQSLPIRLEAQVRQVAGVRDVAYGMWFGGIYQDPKNFFPNFSVSPNYFDVYRELQIDPAQLEDWKQTRTGAIVGETLAKQFGWKIGDTIPLQATIFPRGGSNDWPLVLKGIYRSKDRALAANEERQLMMNWKYFDESNDYIKNQVSWYTVTLDNPDHSSRVAQAIDAISANSDHETKTQTESAFQQAFVKQFADIGMIVTSIMGAVFFTLLLLTGNTMAQAVRERVPELATLKTLGFKDSTVLTLVMVESVLLIGLGGLIGMGLAALILPVISPKSIGMLPPHVPTPTWLMGLGLIVVIGIIVGLLPALRAKRLKIVDALAGR
- a CDS encoding ABC transporter ATP-binding protein is translated as MSTLVSLRNITKTYQRGPEKVQVLHGIDLDIASGDFVALMGPSGSGKTTLLNLIGGLDNPSGGEISIEGERIDQMSGGQLSTWRSHHVGFVFQFYNLMPMLTAQKNVELPLLLTHLSAAQRKRNAEIALTLVGLADRRSHRPNELSGGQQQRVAIARAIVSDPTFLICDEPTGDLDRQSAEEILGLLQQLNREHGKTIIMVTHDPKAAEYATHTVHLDKGELADAPLAH
- a CDS encoding efflux RND transporter periplasmic adaptor subunit, giving the protein MNASAELLKELRIDRKSPPPASGGNGGGRRWLWIAIIVVVLLIAAAVAFLFGRAPAVEVETAPAVAIQQGSASSSVLDASGYVVARRMATVSAKITGKVREVMIEEGMRVEAGQVMATLDPIDADAQRSLYASQLQAARSQVAGLEAQQKQAAAEASRLQALVGQQLVSRSQYDQAVAQRDSLRAQLDTAQRNVKVAHDQLSIADLGVDNNIVRAPFSGVVTAKAAQPGEIVSPLSAGGGFTRTGIGTIVDMDSLEIEVEVGEAFIGRVQPKMPVEATLNAYPEWKIPGEVIAIIPTADRGKATVKVRVALKVKDPRIVPEMGVRVSFLEQAQPQAAAKPQGVRVPGGAVVQREGASVAFVLGDESRVQQRTVEAGQAMGKDRQILKGVSAGESVVVNPPDTLRDGAKVQQKQAQ